One region of Microbacterium sufflavum genomic DNA includes:
- a CDS encoding DEAD/DEAH box helicase: MTVPSDAARDDGAPSDWRSILGAAVPAEPRTALALGVELRVRDSRGANPWAARPQRTATPRDVAKGTGELLLGIRPLERSAATGAWVLGAATWDAVRRAPDEYGRERSRWFADLLSIARDSLLSGTAGDWLVADLIESSLLWGHLRVAGALGIPLVATQKSTTVAIAESASVEATVARADDGTLVVRPAITLDGRAVEPDSVHPIGRTGLYAVDQSGARLHVTLAESPVAEPLRPLLLAPGGLTVAAADEEVFLRDAYPVLARRVPTRGLGRVRLPELPAPQPVLRLSFRRGDTVAYAFEWDYRGFGRVPFAPGPQAVRDLRAESAAGHDLAARWAELIGEPFAAEGAFHDVEAAEFVTRAVPALEAEGVTVVVDGRRKTYRELSGEPEITVSTVESTDPDWFDLGVLVRIDGRTIPFEPLFTAMSRGRRKLLLVDGTYFSLNHPALDRLRELIDEAGDLDEWETGPRLSRHQIDLWEEFEDLADEAVPAVSWRATADGLRGAAGVPPVPVPSGVRAQLRPYQQQGLDWLAFLWGHRLGGILADDMGLGKTLQLLALVAHTREAGETRPFLVVVPTSVLPTWLSEAAKFTPGLRVAARSTSSGPSLSTVAAGADLVVTTYAVARIDAEAFAGVTWAGLILDEAQFVKNPATKLHRAVASFPADVTFAVTGTPLENSLSELWALLKLTAPGLFASARKFREQYIQPIEQGKVPENVEGGEYRARRLARLRRRIRPLLLRRTKELVAADLPPKQEQVLEVELSAAHRSLYETVLQRERQKVLGLLEDLDRNRFIVFRSLTLLRMLSLAPGLVDPADARIGSRKLDVLLERVVELQAEGHRALVFSQFTSFLDLAAERLAAAGIPYAHLDGATRRRDAVVEGFRTGEQPVFLISLKAGGFGLTLTEADYVFLLDPWWNPAAEAQAVDRTHRIGQPSQVFVYRLIATGTIEEKVLALQRRKARLFTAVLDDDALFAQSLSADDIRGLFEA, from the coding sequence ATGACCGTTCCCTCCGATGCCGCGCGCGACGACGGCGCGCCGTCCGACTGGCGGTCGATCCTCGGTGCGGCGGTCCCCGCCGAGCCGCGGACCGCGCTCGCGCTGGGGGTCGAGCTCCGGGTGCGCGATTCCCGCGGCGCGAACCCCTGGGCCGCGCGACCCCAGCGCACCGCGACGCCGCGCGACGTGGCGAAGGGGACCGGTGAGCTGCTGCTCGGCATCCGTCCCCTGGAGCGCAGCGCCGCGACCGGCGCGTGGGTGCTCGGAGCCGCCACCTGGGACGCGGTTCGTCGCGCGCCGGACGAATACGGACGTGAGCGCTCTCGATGGTTCGCCGATCTGCTCAGCATCGCCAGAGACAGTCTGCTGTCCGGCACGGCGGGCGACTGGCTGGTCGCGGACCTGATCGAGTCGAGCCTGCTGTGGGGACACCTCAGGGTGGCCGGCGCACTCGGCATCCCCCTGGTCGCGACGCAGAAGTCCACGACCGTGGCGATCGCGGAGTCCGCGTCGGTCGAGGCCACCGTGGCTCGGGCCGACGACGGGACGCTGGTGGTGCGTCCTGCCATCACGCTCGACGGACGCGCGGTCGAGCCCGACTCCGTGCATCCGATCGGTCGCACGGGGCTCTACGCGGTCGACCAGTCGGGGGCGCGGCTGCACGTGACGCTCGCGGAGTCTCCGGTGGCCGAACCGCTGCGACCCCTCCTCCTCGCGCCGGGCGGCCTCACCGTGGCGGCGGCCGACGAGGAGGTGTTCCTCCGCGACGCCTACCCGGTGCTGGCACGGCGGGTACCGACCCGTGGGCTCGGACGGGTGCGGCTTCCGGAGCTGCCCGCGCCGCAGCCCGTGCTGCGCCTCTCGTTCCGCCGCGGGGACACGGTGGCCTATGCGTTCGAGTGGGACTACCGCGGCTTCGGGCGCGTGCCGTTCGCCCCCGGGCCGCAGGCGGTGCGGGATCTGCGGGCGGAGAGTGCGGCGGGGCACGACCTCGCCGCGCGGTGGGCCGAGCTGATCGGGGAGCCGTTCGCCGCGGAGGGGGCCTTCCACGACGTCGAGGCGGCGGAGTTCGTCACCAGGGCTGTGCCGGCGCTGGAGGCGGAGGGCGTGACCGTGGTCGTCGACGGTCGCCGGAAGACATATCGCGAACTGTCGGGCGAGCCCGAGATCACCGTGAGCACGGTCGAGTCCACCGATCCGGACTGGTTCGACCTGGGCGTCCTGGTGCGCATCGACGGGCGCACGATCCCGTTCGAGCCGCTGTTCACCGCGATGAGCAGGGGTCGCAGGAAGCTCCTGCTCGTCGACGGCACCTACTTCTCGCTGAACCATCCGGCGCTCGATCGACTCCGTGAGCTGATCGACGAGGCGGGCGACCTCGACGAATGGGAGACGGGGCCGCGCCTCAGCCGCCACCAGATCGACCTGTGGGAGGAGTTCGAGGACCTCGCGGACGAGGCCGTGCCCGCCGTGAGCTGGCGCGCGACGGCCGACGGCCTGCGCGGGGCGGCGGGGGTGCCCCCGGTCCCGGTGCCGTCCGGCGTCCGGGCGCAGTTGCGGCCGTATCAGCAGCAGGGGCTCGACTGGCTGGCGTTCCTCTGGGGGCACCGGCTGGGCGGCATCCTCGCCGACGACATGGGCCTCGGCAAGACGCTGCAGCTGCTCGCGCTCGTCGCTCACACCCGCGAGGCGGGAGAGACGCGCCCCTTCCTCGTGGTCGTCCCGACCTCGGTGCTGCCGACGTGGCTGAGCGAGGCCGCGAAGTTCACCCCGGGGCTCCGCGTCGCCGCCAGGTCCACCTCGTCCGGGCCATCGCTGTCGACGGTCGCCGCGGGCGCGGACCTGGTGGTCACCACGTACGCGGTCGCGCGGATCGACGCGGAGGCCTTCGCCGGGGTGACCTGGGCCGGCCTGATCCTCGACGAGGCTCAGTTCGTGAAGAACCCGGCCACCAAGCTGCACCGCGCCGTCGCGAGCTTTCCCGCCGATGTGACGTTCGCGGTGACGGGCACCCCGCTCGAGAACAGTCTCAGCGAGCTGTGGGCGCTGCTGAAGCTCACCGCTCCCGGGCTCTTCGCGTCGGCGCGGAAGTTCCGGGAGCAGTACATCCAGCCGATCGAGCAGGGCAAGGTCCCGGAGAACGTGGAGGGCGGCGAGTACCGCGCGCGTCGCCTGGCCCGCCTCCGCCGGCGGATCCGGCCGCTGCTGCTGCGGCGTACGAAGGAGCTGGTGGCGGCCGACCTCCCTCCGAAGCAGGAGCAGGTGCTCGAGGTGGAGCTCAGCGCGGCGCACCGGTCGCTGTACGAGACGGTGCTGCAGCGGGAGCGCCAGAAGGTGCTGGGGCTCCTCGAGGACCTCGACCGCAACCGTTTCATCGTGTTCCGTTCGCTCACGCTGCTGCGGATGCTCAGCCTCGCACCAGGACTGGTCGACCCCGCGGACGCCCGGATCGGCTCGCGCAAGCTCGACGTGCTGCTGGAACGCGTGGTCGAGCTCCAGGCGGAGGGCCACCGCGCCCTGGTGTTCAGCCAGTTCACGTCCTTCCTCGACCTCGCGGCGGAGCGACTCGCGGCTGCCGGGATCCCCTACGCCCACCTCGACGGTGCGACGCGGCGACGGGATGCCGTGGTCGAGGGCTTCCGGACGGGCGAGCAGCCGGTCTTCCTGATCAGCCTGAAGGCGGGCGGGTTCGGTCTGACGCTCACCGAGGCCGACTACGTGTTCCTCCTCGACCCGTGGTGGAACCCGGCCGCCGAGGCGCAGGCCGTCGACCGCACGCATCGCATCGGCCAGCCGAGCCAGGTGTTCGTCTACCGGTTGATCGCGACCGGCACGATCGAGGAGAAGGTGCTCGCCCTGCAGCGGCGCAAGGCCCGGCTCTTCACCGCCGTGCTCGACGACGATGCCCTGTTCGCGCAGTCGCTCTCGGCCGACGACATCCGCGGGCTCTTCGAGGCCTGA
- the nusB gene encoding transcription antitermination factor NusB, whose translation MSARTKARKRALDILFSADVRGDDLAIALAAEAKRAASEPAREASWLYAREIVDGIIDQRDEIDEQITTHSRDWKLERMPAVDRALLRIGVWEILYNDEVPTAVAIDEAVELAKEFSTDDSGPFVHGVLARVARAA comes from the coding sequence GTGAGCGCCCGCACGAAGGCGCGCAAGCGCGCTCTCGACATCCTGTTCTCCGCCGACGTCCGCGGCGATGACCTCGCGATCGCGCTGGCGGCCGAGGCCAAGCGCGCGGCGAGCGAGCCCGCTCGCGAGGCCTCCTGGCTGTACGCCAGGGAGATCGTCGACGGCATCATCGACCAGCGCGACGAGATCGACGAGCAGATCACCACGCACAGCCGCGACTGGAAGCTCGAGCGGATGCCTGCGGTCGACCGGGCGCTGCTGCGCATCGGCGTCTGGGAGATCCTGTACAACGACGAGGTGCCCACCGCCGTCGCGATCGACGAGGCCGTGGAGCTGGCGAAGGAGTTCTCGACCGACGACTCCGGTCCGTTCGTGCACGGCGTGCTCGCCCGGGTGGCTCGCGCCGCCTGA
- the efp gene encoding elongation factor P, translated as MASTADIKNGVVLSIDGQLWSVIEFQHVKPGKGGAFVRTKLKNVVSGKVVDRTYNAGAKIEIENVDRRDYTYLYTDGDGFVFMDQTDFDQITLPAATVGDAKNFLLENQQVTIALNNGNPLYIDLPASVILEVTYTEPGLQGDRSSAGTKPATLETGYEIQVPLFLETGTKVKVDTRTGDYLGREK; from the coding sequence ATGGCATCCACCGCAGACATCAAGAACGGCGTCGTCCTCAGCATCGACGGGCAGCTCTGGAGCGTCATCGAGTTCCAGCACGTGAAGCCCGGCAAGGGTGGCGCGTTCGTCCGCACCAAGCTGAAGAACGTCGTGTCGGGCAAGGTCGTCGACCGCACGTACAACGCGGGCGCGAAGATCGAGATCGAGAACGTCGACCGCCGTGACTACACCTACCTGTACACCGACGGCGACGGCTTCGTTTTCATGGACCAGACCGACTTCGACCAGATCACGCTTCCGGCGGCGACGGTCGGCGACGCGAAGAACTTCCTGCTCGAGAACCAGCAGGTCACGATCGCCCTCAACAACGGCAACCCTCTCTACATCGATCTGCCGGCGTCCGTGATCCTCGAGGTCACCTACACCGAGCCCGGCCTGCAGGGCGACCGCTCGTCGGCCGGCACCAAGCCCGCGACCCTCGAGACCGGGTACGAGATCCAGGTGCCTCTGTTCCTGGAGACCGGCACGAAGGTCAAGGTCGACACCCGCACGGGTGACTACCTCGGCCGCGAGAAGTAA
- a CDS encoding type II 3-dehydroquinate dehydratase, whose amino-acid sequence MSIERRLLLVNGPNLNLLGTREPDIYGTATLADVERITTETAAEAGFAVRAVQSNHEGVLIDAIQAARADCIGIIINPGGLTHTSVVLRDALTGVGLPFAEVHISDVYAREEFRHHSFLHDVAAVRVIGRGVDGYADAVRALAALL is encoded by the coding sequence ATGAGCATCGAGCGTCGGCTGCTGCTGGTCAACGGCCCCAACCTCAACCTCCTCGGGACGCGGGAGCCCGACATCTACGGCACCGCGACCCTCGCGGACGTCGAGCGGATCACGACCGAGACCGCGGCCGAGGCCGGTTTCGCGGTGCGGGCGGTGCAGAGCAACCACGAGGGTGTGCTCATCGACGCCATCCAGGCCGCACGCGCCGACTGCATCGGGATCATCATCAACCCGGGCGGCCTGACGCACACCTCGGTCGTGCTGCGCGATGCGCTGACCGGGGTGGGCCTGCCGTTCGCGGAGGTGCACATCTCCGACGTGTACGCGCGGGAGGAGTTCCGCCATCACTCGTTCCTGCACGATGTGGCCGCGGTGCGCGTGATCGGGCGCGGTGTCGACGGCTATGCCGACGCGGTGCGGGCGCTGGCCGCGCTTCTCTGA
- a CDS encoding GNAT family N-acetyltransferase gives MTVHVRRVEAGEWPQVKALRLRALADPAAPIAFLDTVAHASGQPDRFWQERTVNAAEPSAAAQFVAVTDAGEWVGTATVLPHRERPEAGLVVGVYVADEHRGSGVIDALLDTAAAWALEQGLAALELEVHVDNDRAQAVYARAGFARTGEIETTGFGREWVLRRELAGSEGVRA, from the coding sequence GTGACCGTCCACGTGCGTCGCGTCGAAGCCGGGGAATGGCCGCAGGTGAAGGCGCTGCGGTTGCGCGCCCTGGCCGATCCGGCCGCCCCGATCGCGTTCCTCGACACCGTGGCACATGCGAGCGGCCAGCCCGACCGTTTCTGGCAGGAGCGCACCGTGAACGCGGCCGAGCCGTCGGCGGCTGCGCAGTTCGTCGCGGTGACCGATGCGGGGGAGTGGGTGGGCACCGCCACCGTGCTGCCGCACCGTGAGCGACCCGAGGCCGGACTCGTCGTCGGCGTCTACGTCGCGGACGAGCACCGGGGCTCCGGCGTGATCGACGCTCTGCTCGACACGGCGGCGGCCTGGGCCCTCGAGCAGGGTCTGGCCGCGCTCGAGCTGGAGGTGCACGTCGACAACGACCGGGCGCAGGCCGTGTACGCGCGCGCCGGGTTCGCACGGACCGGGGAGATCGAGACGACGGGCTTCGGTCGGGAGTGGGTCCTGCGGCGTGAGCTCGCCGGGTCGGAGGGCGTGAGGGCATGA
- the aroB gene encoding 3-dehydroquinate synthase, with product MSTTTIGVTGADPYDIAIGRGILGSVSAALAPGVRKVLVVHPPTLANRAAELRDRLLADTADGPREVLLAEIPDAEQGKRIEVAAFCWQIMGQADFTRTDAVVGYGGGAVTDLAGFVAATWLRGVQVVHVPTTVLGLVDAAVGGKTGVNTAEGKNLVGAFWAPRAVIGDLDELGSLSPNEATAGFAEVVKAGFIWAPEILDIVEADPARAVDTTTDEFRRAVELAVGMKAQVVSDDFRESGLREILNYGHTLGHAIEHAERYRWRHGAAISVGMLYAAELSRLAGRLSDAAAERHRSILESLGLPTSYRAGAWPQLLATMQRDKKSRGGMLRFILLDDIAKPTVLQAPDESLLFAAYQEVGE from the coding sequence ATGAGCACGACCACCATCGGCGTCACCGGCGCCGACCCCTACGACATCGCGATCGGGCGCGGCATCCTCGGCAGCGTCTCGGCAGCCCTCGCCCCCGGCGTGCGGAAGGTGCTCGTGGTGCACCCGCCGACCCTCGCGAACCGTGCGGCGGAGCTTCGTGACCGCCTCCTCGCCGACACCGCCGACGGCCCGCGCGAGGTGCTGCTGGCCGAGATCCCCGATGCCGAGCAGGGCAAGCGCATCGAGGTGGCCGCCTTCTGCTGGCAGATCATGGGCCAGGCCGACTTCACCAGGACCGACGCGGTCGTCGGCTACGGCGGAGGGGCCGTGACGGACCTCGCCGGGTTCGTGGCGGCGACCTGGCTGCGCGGCGTGCAGGTGGTGCACGTGCCCACGACGGTCCTCGGGCTCGTGGATGCCGCGGTGGGAGGCAAGACCGGCGTGAACACGGCCGAGGGCAAGAACCTCGTCGGCGCGTTCTGGGCGCCCCGTGCGGTGATCGGAGACCTCGACGAGCTCGGCAGCCTGAGCCCGAACGAGGCGACGGCCGGTTTCGCCGAGGTCGTGAAGGCCGGCTTCATCTGGGCGCCGGAGATCCTGGACATCGTGGAGGCGGATCCGGCGCGGGCGGTCGACACGACCACGGATGAGTTCCGCCGGGCCGTGGAGCTCGCGGTCGGCATGAAGGCGCAGGTCGTGTCGGACGACTTCCGTGAGTCGGGTCTGCGGGAGATCCTCAACTACGGGCACACGCTGGGCCACGCGATCGAGCACGCCGAGCGCTACCGCTGGCGGCACGGCGCGGCGATCTCGGTGGGCATGCTGTACGCCGCGGAGTTGTCGCGGCTGGCCGGCCGGCTCTCGGATGCGGCTGCCGAGAGGCACCGGTCGATCCTGGAGTCCCTGGGCCTTCCCACGTCGTATCGCGCCGGCGCGTGGCCGCAACTGCTGGCGACGATGCAGCGCGACAAGAAGAGCCGCGGCGGGATGCTGCGCTTCATCCTGCTCGACGACATCGCGAAGCCCACCGTGCTGCAGGCACCCGACGAGTCGCTGCTGTTCGCCGCCTACCAGGAGGTGGGAGAGTGA
- a CDS encoding shikimate kinase → MTNAADPLSVVLVGPMASGKTSVGRRVARRLGVGFIDTDKRIVAAHGPIPALFAEHGEAHFRDLERAAVAQALSEGGVISLGGGAVTDADTRHLLHGHPVVFLTVSEDAVADRLRGGTRPLLAGDDPVERWKRIFAERREWYEEVASISFDTSRRPMQRIADEIVAWRREQR, encoded by the coding sequence ATGACGAACGCGGCTGATCCGCTGTCGGTGGTACTGGTCGGCCCGATGGCGTCGGGCAAGACCAGCGTCGGTCGACGGGTCGCTCGACGACTCGGGGTGGGTTTCATCGACACCGACAAGCGGATCGTCGCGGCGCACGGCCCCATCCCCGCCCTGTTCGCCGAGCACGGGGAGGCGCACTTCCGCGACCTCGAGCGGGCGGCGGTCGCGCAGGCGCTGAGCGAGGGCGGCGTGATCTCCCTCGGCGGCGGCGCCGTGACGGACGCCGACACCCGGCACCTGCTGCACGGCCACCCGGTGGTGTTCCTCACGGTGAGCGAGGACGCGGTGGCCGACCGGCTCCGCGGCGGCACGAGGCCGCTGCTGGCCGGCGACGACCCCGTCGAGCGGTGGAAGCGGATCTTCGCGGAGCGGCGCGAGTGGTACGAGGAGGTCGCGTCGATCTCGTTCGACACCTCGCGACGGCCGATGCAGCGCATCGCGGACGAGATCGTGGCATGGAGGAGAGAACAGAGATGA
- the aroC gene encoding chorismate synthase, translating to MLRVLTAGESHGPELIAVMEGLPSGVPVSSEAIQADLARRKLGYGRGSRMKFEQDELTISGGVRHGKTLGSPIALRIGNTEWPKWIEVMNPEPVELTDRSRGRGAPLTRPRPGHADLVGMQKYDFDEARPILERASARETAARVALGAIARSFLSELGIRLVSHTLSIGPVRVPDGAPLPTPDDVAALDADPLRCFDRATSALMVAEVDDAKKDGDTLGGIVEVLAYGLPPGLGSHVHWDRRLDARLAQALMSIQAIKGVEVGDGFETTRRRGSAAHDELFAAAGGITRGSDRAGGTEGGMSTGTVLRVRAGMKPIATVPHALRTIDVATGEDATAHHQRSDVCAVPAAGVVAEAMVAIELARAVLEKFGGDSIRETQRNLAGYLDGIPEELRTAPASEAALIAHDERG from the coding sequence ATGCTCCGCGTGCTCACGGCCGGCGAATCACACGGCCCAGAACTCATCGCCGTCATGGAGGGACTGCCTTCCGGCGTCCCGGTGTCGTCCGAGGCCATCCAGGCCGATCTCGCGCGTCGCAAGCTGGGCTACGGCCGCGGCTCGCGCATGAAGTTCGAGCAGGACGAGCTCACGATCTCGGGCGGGGTCCGGCACGGCAAGACGCTCGGCAGCCCCATCGCGCTCCGCATCGGCAACACGGAGTGGCCGAAGTGGATCGAGGTCATGAACCCGGAGCCCGTCGAGCTCACCGACCGGTCCCGCGGTCGCGGTGCACCTCTGACCCGCCCGCGGCCCGGCCACGCGGATCTGGTCGGGATGCAGAAGTACGACTTCGACGAGGCTCGCCCGATCCTCGAGCGCGCGAGCGCGCGGGAGACCGCGGCACGGGTCGCGCTCGGCGCGATCGCGCGGTCGTTCCTGTCCGAACTGGGTATCCGCCTGGTCAGCCACACGCTGTCGATCGGCCCGGTCCGGGTGCCGGACGGGGCACCGCTTCCCACCCCGGATGACGTCGCCGCACTCGACGCCGATCCGCTGCGCTGCTTCGACCGGGCGACGTCCGCACTGATGGTCGCCGAGGTCGACGATGCGAAGAAGGACGGCGACACCCTGGGCGGCATCGTCGAGGTGCTCGCGTACGGCCTTCCGCCCGGGCTCGGGTCCCACGTGCACTGGGACCGGCGCCTCGACGCCCGTCTCGCGCAGGCGCTCATGAGCATCCAGGCCATCAAGGGGGTCGAGGTCGGCGACGGCTTCGAGACCACTCGGCGTCGCGGGTCGGCAGCCCACGACGAGCTCTTCGCCGCCGCCGGGGGCATCACCCGCGGTTCGGACCGCGCGGGCGGCACTGAGGGCGGGATGTCCACGGGCACGGTGCTGCGCGTCAGGGCCGGCATGAAGCCGATCGCGACCGTCCCGCATGCGCTCCGCACGATCGACGTGGCGACGGGGGAGGACGCGACAGCGCACCACCAGCGCTCCGACGTGTGCGCCGTGCCGGCCGCCGGTGTGGTGGCCGAGGCGATGGTCGCGATCGAGCTCGCCCGGGCCGTGCTGGAGAAGTTCGGCGGAGACAGCATCCGCGAGACACAGCGCAACCTGGCGGGATACCTCGACGGCATCCCCGAGGAGCTGCGCACGGCACCCGCGTCCGAGGCGGCGCTCATCGCGCATGACGAACGCGGCTGA
- a CDS encoding shikimate dehydrogenase family protein, which produces MTSTRLAVWGDPIAHSRSPQLHAAAYRVLGLDWEYGRRRVAADEFAAAVRGLDPSWRGLSLTMPLKEEAYRFAAARDAHAELTGAVNTLLLGSTPAGFNTDVGGIVDALAEAGITTADTARLLGAGATAASALVALADMGVSRVDVRARRPERASGLVALGERLSVVVSAHPLADADAGSRPGRVDLTVATLPSGTILPSAATEPLAARGGALFDAAYAPWPSSLAAAWGDGTVVSGLGMLLHQAVRQIRIFHHGDPAAPLPAETDVIAAMRAAL; this is translated from the coding sequence GTGACGTCGACCCGACTCGCGGTCTGGGGCGACCCGATCGCGCACTCCCGGTCGCCCCAGCTGCATGCCGCGGCCTACCGCGTGCTGGGCCTGGACTGGGAGTACGGACGCCGGCGGGTCGCGGCCGACGAATTCGCGGCTGCCGTGCGTGGTCTCGACCCCTCGTGGCGTGGGCTGTCGCTCACGATGCCCCTGAAGGAGGAGGCGTACCGGTTCGCCGCGGCGCGCGACGCGCACGCGGAACTCACGGGCGCGGTCAACACCCTCCTCCTCGGCTCCACCCCGGCGGGCTTCAACACGGATGTGGGGGGCATCGTCGACGCGCTGGCGGAGGCGGGGATCACCACCGCGGACACCGCGCGGCTCCTGGGAGCAGGAGCCACGGCAGCCTCGGCCCTCGTGGCCCTCGCCGACATGGGGGTGTCGCGCGTGGACGTCCGGGCTCGTCGACCCGAGCGGGCATCGGGTCTGGTGGCGCTGGGGGAGCGTCTCTCGGTGGTCGTCTCGGCGCACCCGCTCGCGGACGCCGATGCCGGGTCGCGGCCGGGCCGGGTGGACCTGACCGTGGCGACGCTGCCGTCCGGCACGATCCTGCCCTCCGCGGCGACAGAGCCCCTGGCCGCTCGGGGCGGTGCGCTGTTCGATGCCGCGTACGCGCCGTGGCCATCGTCGCTCGCCGCGGCGTGGGGCGACGGCACGGTCGTGTCGGGGCTGGGGATGCTGCTGCACCAGGCTGTGCGACAGATCCGCATCTTCCACCACGGCGATCCGGCCGCGCCCCTCCCGGCCGAGACGGACGTGATCGCCGCCATGCGCGCAGCGCTCTGA
- the mltG gene encoding endolytic transglycosylase MltG, which translates to MSERDSASPPHDTDARLGDLFENLPAPAPQVPTADTSGPVPGSRRAAREAARRAARQQQAGEPSLDQSGTAPAPAASGSADSASDARPARVAPRAEDRASAAAEPVSAAEPSRAPETTAVPIARGSRETFIEHDADATRPLPRVSAPTAASTARTSPDEPAVGGGLDDLFVSGDDDHRGPGAPKKKRRKGCLIALIVVLAIIGGIVAGGAWAWSTYGDRISDAMGWGDAKDWEPGLATGEVYVTIKSGDTGQPVSAALHEAGVTKTADVFYDYLIDEGIAVTFYPGVYRLQKKMTAEAALAALQDKENKLENTVSVSEGGTIKSSLPAMAETLGLPLADFEAAVADPSVYGVQAQSLEGWLFPAVYTFDPGVTATQAIQQMVDRTREALDAAGVPADDAQRVLTIASIIQREGRTDDFAKVSRVIENRLAIDMKLQMDSTAQYGYGSLHEGVVSSSAEALEDPNPWNTYVNTGLPVTPIASPSEAAIKAAMQPADGPWLYFVTVNLSTGETQFSETLAEHEQGVEKWREWCRANPDGGC; encoded by the coding sequence TTGGGCGACCTCTTCGAGAACCTGCCGGCGCCGGCGCCGCAGGTCCCGACGGCCGACACGAGCGGCCCCGTGCCAGGCTCGCGCCGCGCCGCTCGTGAGGCCGCGCGGCGAGCCGCTCGTCAGCAGCAGGCAGGGGAGCCGTCGCTCGACCAGTCCGGTACCGCGCCCGCGCCCGCTGCGTCCGGGTCCGCTGACTCCGCGTCGGACGCGCGCCCCGCACGGGTCGCGCCGCGCGCGGAGGATCGGGCATCGGCCGCCGCCGAACCCGTGTCCGCGGCAGAGCCGTCCCGTGCTCCGGAGACGACGGCCGTCCCCATCGCCCGTGGCTCGCGTGAGACGTTCATCGAGCACGACGCGGATGCGACGCGGCCGCTGCCCCGTGTCTCCGCACCGACAGCCGCCTCGACCGCGCGGACCTCTCCCGACGAGCCCGCCGTCGGCGGCGGGCTCGACGACCTGTTCGTGTCGGGTGACGACGACCACCGCGGGCCGGGCGCGCCGAAGAAGAAGCGCCGCAAGGGCTGCCTGATCGCCCTCATCGTCGTCCTCGCGATTATCGGCGGCATCGTGGCCGGCGGCGCCTGGGCGTGGAGCACCTACGGTGATCGGATCAGCGACGCCATGGGCTGGGGAGACGCGAAGGACTGGGAGCCGGGGCTCGCGACCGGCGAGGTGTATGTCACCATCAAGTCGGGCGACACCGGCCAGCCGGTCTCGGCAGCGCTCCACGAGGCGGGCGTGACCAAGACCGCCGATGTCTTCTACGACTACCTCATCGACGAGGGCATCGCCGTCACGTTCTATCCCGGCGTCTACCGCCTGCAGAAGAAGATGACGGCCGAGGCCGCCCTCGCCGCCCTCCAGGACAAGGAGAACAAGCTCGAGAACACCGTCTCGGTGTCGGAGGGCGGCACGATCAAGTCCTCGCTCCCGGCGATGGCGGAGACGCTCGGGCTGCCGCTCGCGGACTTCGAGGCCGCGGTCGCCGATCCGTCCGTCTACGGCGTCCAGGCGCAGAGCCTGGAGGGGTGGCTGTTCCCCGCCGTGTACACGTTCGATCCCGGCGTCACGGCGACGCAGGCCATCCAGCAGATGGTGGATCGTACGCGGGAGGCGCTCGACGCGGCCGGCGTGCCCGCGGACGACGCGCAGCGCGTGCTCACGATCGCCTCGATCATCCAGCGCGAGGGTCGCACGGACGACTTCGCCAAGGTGTCGCGTGTGATCGAGAACCGCCTGGCGATCGACATGAAGCTGCAGATGGACTCGACCGCGCAGTACGGCTACGGCTCGCTGCACGAGGGCGTGGTGTCGAGCTCCGCAGAAGCGCTCGAGGACCCGAACCCCTGGAACACCTACGTGAACACCGGGCTGCCGGTCACACCGATCGCGAGTCCGAGCGAGGCGGCCATCAAGGCGGCCATGCAGCCCGCCGACGGTCCATGGCTGTACTTCGTCACGGTGAACCTCTCCACCGGGGAGACGCAGTTCTCGGAGACGCTCGCCGAACACGAGCAGGGCGTGGAGAAGTGGCGCGAGTGGTGCAGGGCGAACCCCGACGGGGGCTGCTGA